Proteins encoded within one genomic window of candidate division WOR-3 bacterium:
- a CDS encoding MFS transporter: MLTAYAVQFLTNASLMVVIVYIPLLARGYGASSQQIGLLVACYQAMTLISSIVFGRWGDYGDRKKFVVSGLVAATVALTLHAFARNLGGLFAARALAGACVGIFPAALMAYFYNRSKLLGRYTGFGALGWGIGALTLGMLRPDWVFPAAAMLMGATVVLAWTGLKHEHVRLEQPFLDMRVLRRSWPIYLSFLLRHIGAFSIWSIFPVFLADLGASRLWVGIVFAINPFGQVLFMNLLERAGERMLIILGFVLSALVFFSFGLVTSFKQVVPIQVVLALSWSCLYLGSLRELMRVNPERSTAAGMFQSVLSLSAVGGALLLGLTGGFGYRTVMFVAAGLAGAGGILHVAVRPSRV; the protein is encoded by the coding sequence ATGCTGACCGCCTACGCGGTTCAGTTCCTGACCAATGCCAGCCTGATGGTGGTGATTGTCTATATCCCGCTGCTTGCCCGGGGATACGGGGCGAGCAGCCAGCAGATCGGGTTGCTCGTCGCCTGCTATCAGGCGATGACCCTGATATCGAGCATCGTCTTCGGTCGCTGGGGCGACTACGGGGACCGAAAGAAGTTCGTTGTCTCCGGCCTCGTGGCTGCGACCGTCGCCCTGACGCTGCACGCGTTTGCCCGGAACCTGGGAGGGCTGTTTGCGGCCCGGGCTCTGGCCGGAGCCTGTGTCGGGATCTTTCCGGCAGCTTTGATGGCGTACTTCTACAACCGGAGCAAGCTGCTCGGCCGGTACACCGGATTCGGCGCGTTGGGCTGGGGTATCGGCGCTCTCACGCTTGGGATGCTCAGACCTGATTGGGTGTTTCCGGCGGCCGCTATGCTGATGGGCGCGACTGTCGTTCTCGCCTGGACCGGCCTCAAACACGAGCACGTTCGGCTGGAGCAGCCGTTTCTCGACATGCGCGTACTCAGGCGGAGCTGGCCCATCTACCTCTCATTCCTGCTGCGCCACATCGGGGCGTTTTCGATCTGGTCGATATTCCCGGTGTTCCTTGCCGACCTGGGTGCGAGCCGCCTCTGGGTCGGCATCGTGTTTGCCATCAACCCTTTCGGCCAGGTCCTGTTCATGAACCTGCTCGAGCGGGCCGGGGAGCGGATGCTCATCATCCTCGGCTTCGTCCTCTCGGCCCTGGTCTTTTTCTCATTCGGGCTGGTCACGAGTTTCAAGCAGGTCGTGCCGATACAGGTAGTGCTGGCCTTGTCGTGGTCGTGTCTGTACCTCGGCTCGCTGCGAGAACTGATGCGCGTCAATCCCGAACGTTCGACGGCGGCGGGGATGTTCCAGTCGGTTCTCAGCCTCTCCGCGGTCGGGGGAGCGCTGCTTCTGGGCCTGACCGGCGGGTTTGGATACCGGACGGTGATGTTTGTGGCTGCCGGGCTGGCAGGCGCCGGCGGAATCCTGCACGTCGCGGTCCGGCCGAGCCGCGTCTAG